A window of the Aquarana catesbeiana isolate 2022-GZ linkage group LG05, ASM4218655v1, whole genome shotgun sequence genome harbors these coding sequences:
- the LOC141146140 gene encoding hemoglobin subunit alpha-3-like has protein sequence MRLSASEKAAVLSIVGKIESQGGALGSEALTRALGLFLSSPKIRNYFTHFDLTPGSADLNKHGGQIINVLAGAANNLDDLVVDLSSLSDLHVCCLLMEPQNFSLLSPVILEVLANRFPDDFTPEVQVAWKKFLFQVCAFLASKAVYSHSA, from the exons ATGCGTCTATCTGCTAGTGAGAAGGCTGCTGTGCTTTCCATAGTGGGAAAGATTGAATCTCAGGGCGGTGCTCTGGGCTCTGAGGCTTTGACCAG ggctcttggGCTTTTCCTTAGCTCCCCCAAAATCAGAAATTATTTCACCCACTTTGACCTGACCCCTGGTTCTGCTGACCTCAACAAACATGGTGGACAGATTATAAATGTTCTTGCAGGTGCAGCCAATAACCTGGATGACCTTGTTGTCGACCTGTCCTCCCTCAGTGACCTGCATGTCTGCTGCCTACTAATGGAGCCACAAAACTTTTCT CTGCTGTCTCCTGTTATCCTGGAGGTCTTGGCTAATCGCTTCCCTGATGATTTCACTCCTGAGGTTCAGGTTGCCTGGAAAAAATTCCTTTTTCAAGTCTGTGCATTCCTCGCCTCCAAGGCGGTATACAGTCATTCTGCATAA